In Candidatus Eisenbacteria bacterium, a single window of DNA contains:
- a CDS encoding BamA/TamA family outer membrane protein: MGSERGRVACRIRNLVLAGLFLAGLWVGSGAAAPDEFASPFIRKITFSGNHSISGDRLRAGMRHRQPSPWNPLRRPRFLGRDVLAKDLLGILDLYHEEGFPFARILDALVEYEETDTHIRIGITLDEGRRVEVREILLEGVRPTLAPGVRKEIRLKKGGSLREDIVRRDIEQILIYYANRGMAMTEARSEVRYLADSLQADIVYQVQEGPVISIRDIRVEGEFGSRAGVIQRLVLLKPGDTFRRSRLLESQARLLRTGLFRSVRIIPLVDSTYVGQADLLVKISEKKPGWYGAGIGYSSDDEARIVAEWGHRNLRGRWRALQVTGSLKYSLDKTLGDTPLVLREGFAEMRFTEPFLFETPVASQSTLYHDFEREKTFEQTIDGVIQTFRRELTRKIRGKIDFEVRWVSTSDSTALREHYNTHLVTFTLDQDRRNSIFDPSQGSSYRFIADYAGGFLGGKNNFFRTTASASWYFTLSSGVVTAFRLKAGYIQPLGPELTGPGADSLQVARVPFEDRYRTGGGTTVRGYKEESLGRRTGEDQPIGGLALFIGNVEVRFPLVWQFQGALFMDAGNVWADPAEFKISRFREGFQHGPYSPLAVAFSLGFGLRFRTPVGPLRLDYGVMIGREPAEGESSREVHFSLGQAF, from the coding sequence GTGGGCTCGGAACGCGGCCGGGTTGCTTGTCGGATCCGGAACCTAGTTCTCGCGGGTCTTTTCCTCGCGGGACTCTGGGTTGGTTCTGGTGCTGCGGCGCCGGATGAATTCGCGTCGCCTTTTATCAGGAAGATTACCTTCTCGGGAAATCATTCCATTTCCGGCGACAGGTTACGCGCCGGCATGCGCCACCGCCAGCCCTCTCCCTGGAATCCTCTCCGCCGTCCCCGTTTTCTTGGCAGGGATGTTCTGGCAAAGGATCTGCTGGGAATCCTGGATCTCTACCATGAGGAAGGGTTCCCTTTCGCGAGAATCCTGGACGCCCTTGTTGAGTATGAAGAGACGGACACCCACATCCGGATCGGTATCACGCTGGATGAAGGCCGGCGGGTCGAGGTGCGGGAGATTCTTCTGGAAGGGGTCCGGCCGACGCTGGCTCCGGGGGTCCGGAAGGAGATCCGGCTAAAGAAGGGAGGATCGCTCCGGGAGGATATCGTCCGCAGAGATATTGAACAAATCCTGATCTACTATGCCAATCGCGGAATGGCCATGACGGAAGCGCGGAGTGAGGTTCGCTACCTGGCCGATTCCCTTCAAGCCGATATCGTCTATCAGGTTCAGGAAGGACCGGTTATCTCGATCAGAGATATCCGTGTGGAGGGAGAGTTCGGTTCGCGCGCCGGAGTTATACAGCGGCTCGTACTGTTAAAGCCGGGGGATACCTTCCGCCGATCCCGCCTTCTTGAGAGCCAAGCCCGTCTGCTAAGAACCGGTCTTTTCCGATCGGTAAGGATCATTCCTCTGGTCGACTCAACCTACGTCGGCCAGGCCGACCTCCTCGTGAAAATTTCGGAGAAGAAACCGGGGTGGTACGGGGCCGGCATCGGTTACAGTTCCGACGACGAGGCGCGGATCGTGGCGGAATGGGGGCACCGGAATCTGCGCGGACGATGGCGCGCCCTGCAGGTGACCGGCAGTCTCAAATACAGCCTGGATAAGACACTTGGTGATACACCCCTGGTTTTACGGGAAGGATTCGCGGAGATGCGTTTTACGGAACCCTTTCTGTTTGAGACACCGGTAGCGAGCCAGAGCACTCTTTATCATGACTTCGAACGTGAAAAAACCTTCGAACAAACAATTGACGGTGTGATCCAGACATTTCGCAGAGAACTGACCAGGAAAATCAGGGGGAAAATCGATTTCGAGGTTCGTTGGGTCAGCACATCCGACTCAACGGCTCTTCGAGAACATTACAACACGCATCTGGTTACTTTTACATTGGATCAAGATCGGCGAAACAGCATCTTTGACCCTTCGCAGGGAAGTTCTTACCGGTTCATCGCCGACTATGCCGGCGGGTTTCTCGGAGGCAAGAACAACTTTTTCAGAACCACGGCCTCCGCCTCCTGGTATTTCACATTGAGCAGCGGGGTTGTCACGGCGTTCCGCCTGAAAGCCGGATATATACAGCCCCTGGGCCCGGAACTCACCGGTCCCGGGGCCGACTCGCTGCAGGTCGCGCGCGTACCCTTTGAAGACCGGTACCGGACCGGAGGCGGGACAACAGTGCGCGGGTACAAAGAAGAGAGCTTGGGAAGAAGAACAGGGGAAGACCAGCCGATCGGCGGACTCGCCCTCTTTATTGGAAATGTTGAAGTTCGTTTCCCCCTTGTCTGGCAGTTTCAGGGAGCCTTATTCATGGATGCGGGGAATGTCTGGGCCGATCCCGCGGAGTTCAAAATCAGTCGATTCCGCGAGGGTTTTCAGCATGGTCCTTATTCACCTCTGGCCGTTGCTTTCTCTCTCGGTTTCGGTCTGCGGTTCAGAACACCGGTTGGACCTTTGAGGCTTGACTACGGTGTAATGATCGGGAGGGAGCCGGCAGAGGGCGAATCCTCGAGAGAGGTTCACTTCAGTCTTGGACAGGCATTCTGA
- the dxr gene encoding 1-deoxy-D-xylulose-5-phosphate reductoisomerase: protein MDVLALHRDRFKVFGLAAGTRTGRLADQIAVWKPERVVVKGPNEAAELRRIVQDGWQGEISQGELALAELAGDSRADIVVNGLVGALGLPPTLAALKTGRRVALANKESMVMAGPLLRETARRHGGQILPVDSEHSSLFQLLENINPDSVARLILTASGGPFRTLPLDQLKNVKVDQALDHPTWNMGPRITVDSASLMNKGLELIEACYLFQVPIDHIEVWIHPQSIVHALIELRDGSLLAQLSQPDMRIPIQYALTYPERLASPAGPCSLPAIGNLSFEDLDLKRYPCLALAQNAARRGGTAPAMLNAADEVFVNAFLREKIPFTDIPRLLKQIMSESDGGEADSVEKIMEADRWARNAAGLLVGSGT from the coding sequence ATGGATGTTCTCGCACTTCATCGGGACCGTTTCAAGGTCTTCGGACTGGCGGCGGGAACTCGGACCGGTCGCCTTGCGGATCAGATCGCTGTTTGGAAGCCTGAACGGGTTGTCGTGAAGGGGCCGAACGAAGCCGCGGAGCTGAGAAGAATTGTACAAGATGGTTGGCAGGGAGAGATATCCCAAGGGGAGCTTGCTCTCGCGGAATTGGCCGGTGATTCAAGGGCTGATATTGTCGTCAACGGCCTGGTCGGCGCCCTCGGACTCCCGCCCACACTTGCGGCCCTCAAAACGGGTCGCAGGGTCGCGCTGGCAAACAAAGAGTCCATGGTTATGGCGGGACCGTTGCTGCGGGAGACAGCGCGTCGCCATGGGGGACAAATCCTGCCGGTCGACAGCGAACACAGCAGCCTGTTTCAGCTTCTTGAAAATATCAATCCTGATTCCGTGGCCCGGCTGATTCTCACCGCCTCCGGCGGTCCCTTTCGAACCCTGCCGCTGGATCAATTAAAAAATGTAAAAGTTGATCAAGCCTTGGATCATCCGACATGGAATATGGGGCCGCGGATCACTGTCGACTCGGCCAGCTTGATGAATAAGGGATTAGAATTAATAGAAGCCTGTTACTTGTTCCAAGTGCCTATTGATCACATTGAGGTATGGATTCATCCACAATCGATAGTCCATGCCTTGATTGAATTAAGGGACGGATCCTTGCTGGCGCAATTGTCGCAACCTGATATGAGGATACCCATTCAATACGCATTGACCTATCCCGAGCGGCTTGCATCCCCGGCCGGACCCTGTTCGCTTCCGGCTATCGGAAATTTGAGTTTTGAGGATTTAGATCTCAAGCGGTATCCCTGTCTGGCTTTAGCGCAGAATGCCGCACGGCGGGGGGGAACCGCGCCGGCGATGCTCAATGCCGCCGATGAGGTCTTCGTCAATGCTTTCCTGCGCGAGAAAATCCCATTCACCGATATCCCCCGACTCCTGAAACAGATCATGTCGGAATCGGATGGAGGCGAAGCCGATTCTGTGGAAAAGATCATGGAGGCTGACCGGTGGGCTCGGAACGCGGCCGGGTTGCTTGTCGGATCCGGAACCTAG
- the rpsI gene encoding 30S ribosomal protein S9 has product MVTKTAVVATTGRRKEAVARVRVIPGSGKIEVNGRPLAEYLQRGNLVLQARRPLTVTENEEKFDIQALVSGGGLRGQAGAISHGIARALLQIEPELRLALRKEGLLTRDPRAKERKKYGQPGARKRFQYSKR; this is encoded by the coding sequence ATGGTTACAAAGACGGCGGTGGTTGCCACAACGGGACGCAGGAAAGAGGCTGTTGCCCGGGTACGGGTTATACCCGGATCCGGAAAAATTGAGGTTAATGGGCGACCGCTGGCGGAGTATCTCCAGAGAGGAAACCTGGTTCTTCAAGCAAGACGCCCCCTGACGGTGACCGAAAACGAAGAAAAATTTGACATTCAGGCCTTGGTTTCCGGTGGCGGTTTGCGGGGACAGGCGGGTGCCATCAGTCATGGGATCGCCCGCGCCCTGTTGCAGATCGAACCTGAACTAAGATTGGCCCTTCGCAAAGAAGGCCTTTTAACGCGCGACCCCCGGGCGAAGGAACGTAAGAAGTATGGGCAACCCGGTGCAAGGAAACGATTCCAGTACTCCAAGCGTTAA
- the pyrH gene encoding UMP kinase: protein MIQPIYKRILLKLSGEILAGDGGTGLHFSTIQNLARQISRVHDLGCETGIVVGGGNLFRGRQAIADGMDSAAADTIGMLGTTINALALQGQLENLGKETRVLSAIRMEQVCEPFVRRRAIRHLEKGRIVVFAAGTGNPYFTTDSAAVLRAAEIHSQVVLKGTKVDGVYSSDPVVNPAAEFYSELTFQEALSRQLRVMDLTALTLCMENNLPVVVFNITVPGNLERLLKGERLGTRILRGQEGEG, encoded by the coding sequence GTGATACAGCCAATTTATAAAAGGATTCTCTTGAAGCTGAGCGGGGAAATCCTTGCCGGTGACGGGGGAACAGGTCTTCATTTTTCGACCATTCAGAATTTGGCACGGCAAATTTCAAGGGTCCATGATTTGGGCTGTGAAACCGGGATCGTAGTCGGTGGCGGCAATCTATTCCGAGGCCGGCAGGCCATCGCGGACGGGATGGATTCGGCGGCCGCCGATACAATCGGCATGCTCGGTACAACCATCAATGCTTTGGCCCTCCAAGGCCAGCTCGAGAACCTGGGTAAAGAGACCCGGGTTCTCTCTGCAATACGGATGGAACAGGTCTGCGAGCCCTTTGTCAGGCGCCGGGCCATCCGTCATCTCGAAAAGGGCCGTATCGTTGTCTTCGCGGCGGGTACGGGGAATCCCTATTTTACAACAGATTCCGCTGCGGTGCTTCGGGCCGCAGAGATACACAGCCAGGTGGTTCTCAAAGGGACGAAGGTGGATGGCGTTTATTCCTCGGATCCTGTCGTCAATCCGGCGGCCGAATTCTACAGTGAATTGACTTTCCAGGAAGCTTTGTCCCGCCAGCTACGCGTCATGGATTTAACAGCGCTCACGCTTTGTATGGAGAACAATCTTCCCGTCGTTGTTTTTAATATTACGGTGCCGGGAAATCTTGAACGGCTGCTCAAGGGTGAGAGATTGGGAACACGAATCCTCCGGGGCCAGGAAGGAGAAGGATAA
- the rplM gene encoding 50S ribosomal protein L13: MKTHATKAGEIQRKWYLVDAEGEVLGRMASEVAGILRGKWKRNYVPYLDVGDHVIIINAAKVKITGNKLEQESHFRHSGYPGGEKFTPWSKDMENRPEELVRRTVWGMLSHNALGRAMVRKLKVYPGAEHPHQAQNPIPLKPGAHGHFLEAVGETTEES; this comes from the coding sequence ATGAAAACACACGCGACAAAAGCGGGCGAGATTCAGCGCAAATGGTATCTCGTCGATGCTGAAGGAGAGGTTCTGGGACGGATGGCCAGTGAAGTGGCCGGCATTCTCAGAGGGAAGTGGAAGCGTAACTATGTCCCCTATCTCGATGTAGGCGACCACGTCATCATTATTAATGCGGCCAAGGTCAAAATTACCGGTAATAAATTGGAGCAAGAATCTCATTTCCGGCATAGTGGCTACCCTGGCGGTGAAAAATTTACGCCTTGGTCCAAAGATATGGAAAATCGGCCGGAGGAGCTGGTTCGCCGAACGGTGTGGGGAATGCTTTCTCACAACGCGTTGGGGCGGGCCATGGTCCGGAAGCTCAAAGTTTATCCCGGGGCCGAACATCCCCATCAGGCTCAAAACCCGATCCCGTTGAAACCGGGTGCTCACGGGCACTTCCTGGAGGCGGTCGGTGAAACGACCGAAGAGTCGTAA
- the mtnA gene encoding S-methyl-5-thioribose-1-phosphate isomerase, translating into MPTMKWTGNGIRIIDQTRLPSDEIYLDLVTLEEVCEAIGTLRVRGAPALGIIGAMGLALAARIALNEGADVMPAVAAAAERLRATRPTAVNLGWALDRVLDRLKSEGPESPGEIFACLEKESLRIHAEDLEMSRAMGRAGAAILPSGARILTHCNTGGLATGGLGTALDVAFEAHLQGKNPHVFADETRPLLQGARLNAWELKRNGIPVTVQVDGAAPWLIKSRGIDIILYGADRIARNGDTANKIGSYMLSLAAQAHKVPLYVVAPTSSFDSKIPDGEAIPIEDRGEEEVTLWGGRRTAPEGIDVFNPAFDITPATHITGWITEGGILQPPFTEKRLAAARSSMMRGGTR; encoded by the coding sequence ATCCCAACAATGAAGTGGACCGGGAATGGGATCCGGATCATTGATCAAACGCGCCTCCCCTCAGACGAAATCTATCTCGATCTCGTAACCCTGGAAGAAGTCTGCGAGGCGATCGGTACGCTAAGAGTTCGCGGGGCCCCGGCCCTGGGGATTATTGGCGCGATGGGTCTGGCTCTCGCCGCTCGGATCGCTCTGAATGAAGGGGCGGATGTGATGCCGGCGGTCGCCGCGGCGGCGGAGCGCCTTCGAGCCACGCGCCCTACGGCGGTCAATCTGGGATGGGCCCTGGATCGGGTTCTGGATCGGCTGAAGAGCGAGGGTCCGGAGTCACCCGGGGAGATCTTTGCCTGTCTCGAAAAGGAATCCCTCCGGATCCATGCAGAAGATTTGGAGATGTCCAGGGCCATGGGACGAGCCGGTGCCGCCATTTTGCCCTCGGGAGCTCGCATTCTCACCCATTGCAATACAGGCGGATTGGCGACGGGTGGGCTGGGGACCGCCTTGGACGTCGCTTTCGAGGCTCATCTTCAAGGAAAAAACCCGCACGTTTTTGCCGATGAGACACGTCCGCTGTTGCAGGGCGCCCGTCTCAATGCCTGGGAACTCAAGCGGAACGGGATTCCTGTGACGGTGCAGGTCGATGGGGCGGCCCCCTGGCTGATCAAGAGCCGGGGGATCGATATTATTCTCTATGGCGCCGATCGGATCGCCCGGAACGGCGATACCGCCAATAAAATCGGATCTTATATGCTTTCCCTGGCCGCCCAAGCCCACAAAGTCCCCCTCTATGTTGTGGCCCCAACCAGCTCGTTTGACTCCAAGATTCCGGATGGAGAGGCCATCCCGATCGAGGACCGCGGCGAAGAGGAAGTGACCCTCTGGGGAGGACGCCGAACGGCGCCCGAGGGGATCGATGTTTTTAATCCGGCCTTTGATATCACGCCCGCCACTCATATCACGGGATGGATCACGGAGGGAGGCATTCTCCAGCCACCCTTTACCGAGAAGCGATTGGCTGCGGCCCGATCCTCCATGATGAGAGGGGGAACGCGCTAA
- the frr gene encoding ribosome recycling factor, whose protein sequence is MEETRKSAEERMKKSLESFRQDLMSVRTGRATPAILDGVRVDYYGSAVPLKQIASISAPEPRLLVVQPYDKTVLGDIEKAIQKADLGFNPSNDGQIIRIPIPPLTEERRQDLVRKVKKTSEEYKVSVRNIRRDAIEELRKKEKGKEISEDELRRGQTEIQKTTDNYIVQVDSLLTGKEKEILED, encoded by the coding sequence ATGGAAGAGACGCGAAAAAGCGCCGAAGAACGGATGAAAAAAAGCTTGGAATCCTTCCGACAGGATTTAATGAGTGTCCGCACGGGAAGGGCGACTCCGGCCATTTTGGATGGAGTTCGCGTTGATTATTATGGCTCGGCTGTTCCGCTCAAACAGATTGCTTCCATATCCGCCCCAGAACCGCGTCTATTGGTCGTGCAACCCTATGACAAAACCGTTCTGGGAGATATTGAAAAGGCGATTCAGAAGGCTGATCTGGGGTTCAACCCCTCGAATGACGGCCAGATCATCCGGATTCCCATTCCACCCCTGACGGAAGAGCGGCGGCAGGATTTGGTCCGCAAGGTGAAGAAGACGTCGGAGGAGTATAAGGTCAGCGTTCGCAATATCCGTCGCGACGCCATTGAAGAACTCCGGAAGAAGGAGAAGGGGAAAGAGATTTCAGAAGACGAACTCCGCCGGGGCCAGACGGAAATACAGAAGACGACCGACAACTATATTGTGCAGGTCGACTCCCTTCTGACCGGCAAGGAAAAGGAGATTCTTGAAGACTGA
- the tsf gene encoding translation elongation factor Ts: protein MTITAEQVRMLREMTGAGMMECKKALQKVDGDIEKAKEELRVQGLVLADKKTGRSTNQGLVYAYIHPGDQVGVLVEINCETDFVARTDDFKNFCKEIAMHIAAAHPIAISREDIPPEIVAKEREIYREQAKESGKPEKIWDKMIDGRMEKYYREACLLEQGHIRNPEITINDLLKALIAKLGENTVIHQFAHFRVGE, encoded by the coding sequence ATGACAATTACAGCTGAACAAGTGAGAATGCTCCGCGAAATGACCGGAGCGGGGATGATGGAGTGCAAGAAGGCTCTTCAGAAGGTGGACGGTGATATAGAGAAGGCCAAGGAAGAACTGCGCGTGCAGGGTCTTGTTCTGGCGGATAAAAAGACCGGCCGGTCGACGAACCAAGGGCTTGTCTATGCCTATATCCATCCAGGGGATCAGGTCGGTGTGTTGGTCGAGATCAATTGCGAAACCGATTTTGTGGCTCGGACCGACGATTTTAAGAATTTCTGCAAGGAAATCGCCATGCATATCGCGGCCGCGCATCCGATTGCTATTTCCAGGGAAGATATCCCCCCAGAGATCGTTGCCAAAGAGAGGGAAATTTACCGGGAACAGGCGAAAGAATCCGGAAAGCCAGAGAAAATCTGGGACAAGATGATAGACGGCCGCATGGAAAAGTATTACCGTGAGGCTTGCTTGTTGGAGCAGGGGCATATCAGGAATCCTGAGATAACAATTAATGATCTCCTGAAGGCGCTTATCGCCAAGCTGGGTGAGAATACGGTCATTCATCAATTCGCCCACTTTAGGGTGGGGGAGTAA
- the rpsB gene encoding 30S ribosomal protein S2 yields MQQITIKDLLDAGVHFGHQTRRWNPKMKKYIFMERNRIHIIDLQFTMKAMEQAGELVQRAVSAGGSVLFVGTKKQAVDIIEEEARRCGMFFVTTRWLGGMLTNFQTIKMSVRRLRTLERMREDGSLQTLTKKEASKLEKEYLKLEKTFSGVKEMHRLPGAIFVVDTKKEAIAVHEAKRLEIPVIGLVDTNSDPDEIDYPIPANDDALRSIRLFARYIGDTILESKAVAPHAASASADEEKEATAASASENS; encoded by the coding sequence ATGCAGCAGATTACGATTAAAGACTTGTTGGATGCGGGGGTTCATTTCGGCCATCAGACGCGCCGCTGGAATCCAAAAATGAAGAAGTATATCTTTATGGAGCGGAACCGCATTCATATCATCGATCTCCAATTCACAATGAAGGCGATGGAGCAGGCCGGGGAACTTGTCCAGCGTGCCGTCAGCGCTGGTGGATCGGTCCTTTTTGTGGGAACCAAGAAGCAGGCGGTTGACATTATTGAGGAAGAAGCCCGCCGTTGCGGGATGTTCTTTGTCACAACACGGTGGCTCGGCGGGATGCTCACCAATTTTCAGACAATTAAAATGTCTGTCCGCCGTCTCAGAACTTTAGAGCGGATGCGGGAAGACGGAAGTCTTCAGACCCTCACTAAAAAGGAAGCATCAAAACTCGAGAAGGAATACCTGAAACTCGAAAAGACTTTTAGCGGAGTCAAAGAGATGCATAGGCTGCCGGGCGCCATTTTTGTCGTGGATACAAAGAAAGAGGCCATCGCGGTTCATGAGGCCAAGCGTCTTGAAATCCCGGTTATCGGCTTGGTCGATACAAATTCCGATCCCGATGAAATCGATTATCCGATTCCGGCCAATGATGATGCGCTGAGGAGCATCCGGCTCTTCGCGAGATATATCGGCGATACCATTTTGGAATCGAAAGCGGTGGCTCCTCACGCAGCGTCGGCGTCTGCCGATGAGGAGAAAGAGGCAACGGCCGCGTCCGCATCCGAGAATTCCTAA
- a CDS encoding isoprenyl transferase → MHEATLAEFRKVISQNSNVPQHVAIIMDGNGRWAQQRGLPRIAGHQAGRKSVRQVVEGCVDVGIPLLTLYTFSIENWQRPLDEVQALMEFLRQVLVEEREELKKNGVKLQAIGRLEDLPESVRNELETTRRFLEGGDRLCLNLALSYGGRAEIVDTVRRIVDEVIKGRVKTDDVDEELMEKHLYTKGMPHPDLLIRTSGELRLSNFLLWQLAYAEIWVTQTLWPDFRKEDLFRAVVDYQKRNRRFGRVG, encoded by the coding sequence ATGCATGAAGCAACATTAGCCGAGTTTCGGAAGGTTATCTCGCAAAACTCGAACGTCCCGCAGCATGTGGCGATCATTATGGACGGCAACGGCCGCTGGGCTCAGCAGCGCGGATTACCCCGAATCGCGGGGCACCAAGCGGGCCGCAAATCAGTCCGGCAGGTGGTGGAAGGCTGCGTTGATGTGGGAATTCCTCTCCTTACCCTCTACACATTTTCAATCGAGAATTGGCAACGTCCTCTTGATGAGGTGCAGGCGCTGATGGAATTTCTGCGCCAAGTTCTGGTGGAAGAAAGGGAGGAGCTTAAGAAAAACGGTGTTAAACTCCAGGCGATCGGCCGGCTTGAAGATCTTCCGGAATCGGTCCGTAATGAATTAGAGACGACACGGCGCTTTCTCGAGGGGGGTGACCGCCTCTGCCTGAATTTGGCTCTTAGTTATGGAGGCCGCGCGGAGATCGTCGATACGGTGCGCCGGATTGTCGATGAGGTCATCAAAGGCCGTGTGAAAACCGACGATGTGGATGAAGAGCTGATGGAAAAGCACCTTTACACCAAAGGCATGCCTCATCCCGATCTACTGATACGAACCAGCGGGGAATTGCGCCTATCCAATTTCCTGCTCTGGCAGTTGGCCTATGCGGAAATCTGGGTTACCCAAACATTATGGCCCGATTTCCGGAAGGAAGACCTCTTCCGGGCTGTGGTCGACTATCAGAAGAGAAATCGACGCTTTGGCCGTGTCGGCTGA
- a CDS encoding phosphatidate cytidylyltransferase: protein MSADAPPHGTAAPLRPASRSSLAWRLVSAAVFLPLLYFLITIGSWPFQVFIFLLVILGAFEWEQLLKSRGLKPWPGWTAIAALGFLAGACYAGGEGMAVVLALLLLAGFVLELICGSMRPLLLLGSTLLGGLYTGLLPAFFYKIRILSTVEFPEMGRDAVLLIFLVVWGCDTFAYTFGRLFGRHKLWPRVSPKKSWEGAVGGAAGAILMALLGKVWFAGFLDTEQAVVFGIIGGTVSQVGDLAESLLKREAGMKDSSSLIPGHGGILDRFDSLLFSLPILYLYLLLLVSGGGR, encoded by the coding sequence GTGTCGGCTGATGCTCCACCCCACGGTACCGCTGCACCCCTCCGTCCCGCCTCGCGATCATCTTTAGCCTGGCGTCTCGTTTCCGCTGCTGTCTTTCTTCCTCTGCTTTACTTTCTCATTACCATCGGATCCTGGCCCTTTCAGGTTTTCATATTTTTATTGGTGATTCTTGGAGCCTTTGAATGGGAGCAGTTGTTAAAGTCTCGTGGCTTGAAACCCTGGCCGGGCTGGACGGCCATCGCCGCCCTCGGCTTTCTCGCCGGCGCCTGTTACGCCGGGGGGGAAGGAATGGCTGTAGTGCTGGCGCTCCTGCTCCTCGCCGGATTTGTTCTGGAATTGATCTGCGGCTCCATGCGCCCCCTTCTGCTCCTTGGATCAACGCTTCTGGGCGGCCTTTATACCGGTCTATTGCCCGCCTTCTTTTACAAAATTCGGATTCTCTCCACCGTAGAGTTTCCTGAGATGGGCCGTGACGCGGTCCTCCTTATCTTTCTCGTTGTTTGGGGCTGTGATACGTTCGCCTATACCTTCGGCCGTCTTTTCGGCCGCCATAAGTTGTGGCCCCGGGTCAGCCCGAAAAAATCCTGGGAAGGAGCGGTAGGGGGGGCCGCCGGCGCCATCCTCATGGCTCTTTTGGGAAAAGTATGGTTTGCCGGATTCTTGGATACGGAGCAGGCCGTTGTCTTTGGAATCATCGGCGGCACCGTCTCCCAGGTCGGAGATCTGGCGGAATCGCTCCTGAAGAGAGAGGCTGGAATGAAAGATTCCTCGTCCCTGATACCCGGCCACGGGGGGATTCTGGATCGCTTTGACTCCCTCCTGTTCTCTCTTCCCATTCTCTATCTTTATTTGTTGCTCTTGGTAAGCGGTGGAGGGCGTTGA